DNA sequence from the Cucumis melo cultivar AY chromosome 6, USDA_Cmelo_AY_1.0, whole genome shotgun sequence genome:
TAGTCCAACTCTCTTTGTTAAATTCTTTCGTAGTTTAGATTGGATATGATTATTGTTGCTATGTTCTTACACGTAGAAATATAATCATTAATTCGATATCTTTGATATCTATTATGCTAAAATGCAAATGGGGTCTAAGTTAAAATTTTATCAAGGTTTGTGGATTTGGTACGTGGGTTTGAACCTTTAAGATTCGTGGATTTGAACTCATGGTACGTGGGTTTGAACCTTTAAGATTCGTGGATTTGAACCCATGGTACGTGGGTTTGAACTTCAAATCTTAGAAGAATGAAATTTTAAGGTTTGAACTTCAAATTTTAGAAGAATGCAATTTTAAGGTTTTGAACCTCCTGGTATATGGGTTTGAACCTCAAATCTTAGAAGAATGAAATTTTAAGATTTGTGGATTTGAATCCATGGTACATGGGTTTGAACTCTTAAAAGAATATGCTGAAAAAATGATTTGATTTATATGTATGCATGTCAAAATTGGCCACGGTCCCTCTTACTAAAGGGATTTATTCTTCGTTCAGAATAAAAGAAATGCAGGACAAAAAGAGGGTCCATTCTCATTCTCTTAGTATACTGGGAGGAGAAATCATTCAAGTAAACAAACCTTCAATCAATCTAAAGTTGTGCCCATCTTATCAACGAACGTGTGATGCTCCTTTGAAAAGAAATGAAACCCATAACTCCTAATTATCCACAATTAATGATCTTCACGTGTCATTTTTTCTTACCAAATTACATTGGTGTATAAGCTTGATTGGTGTATTGAATGTCAAATCATTCTTAGGATTATCCACAATTGATGATGTTCACATCTGTTATTTTTCTCACCAAATCACATTGGTATAAGTTTGATTGGTGCATTTGAATGTCAAATCATTCTTTTCATGCCAACCAACGGAAAAATCGGAAAGTTCTAAAAAATTGAAAGTCACAACTGGATCTCAATTATACAGAAGATTGCTATTGTAGCATACCGACTTGAGAAGGGATCAATGACGTCGCTCATAGGAGGGATCATGTATTGTTGAGTTTCATGCCATTGGCTAAAATGCCAAATGCTTAGAAAGCAAGAGATGATATATTAAGCATGAGATAAGCCAACTGTTAGAGCTCATAAACTCCTTTTTGGATATATGAAAAGAAAGACAGCAACAAGActcgataaaaaaaaattgataaaaatagaTTGTATAATGAATATTTAGAAGAAAagggaagggaaaaaaaaaagacatggcttaggaagaaaataaaagaatgaCTTGGAGAATTCTGATAGGGAAATCAGAAGTTTtgttttgcttttcttttttttcttttgttgtatCTGTGGTGGCTGGTGGTGAGTAAGTTTTccttagcaaaaaaaaaaaaaaaaaaaacactctaTCCAGCTGATGGCTTTTTTGAATATTACATTCTAAAGACAAAATTTTAGGAACTCCTTTTTGGGACATGAAGGTGCTCCTTCTCATActctttttagttttaaaacCTGTTGCTGCCATCAATAAATTATAGGTATTGAGCTTGGATCCTCTCCCTGTTATGTTCCCACCATTGCTTCGCGTTCATTTCCCCAAACCTTTCGCGGCTGTTCATGTCGAATTAAAGAATGTCAATCCATCTTTTAGTATCTGTAAATATTATTGTAGATGAATGTAAAATGTAGATGTTAATTACCTGAATCTGACACGACGAAGCTCTCTAGTGCCATCAACAAGCTGCCTGATAGTTATGTAGACCCCCGGTTCATCTTCCTCGACCCATTCCGCCTCAATGTCGCTTGCATTGCTAATGGAGATTGAAGGTTCGTCTCGAGAAGAGGTTGTTGTGCGTGATGCTTCCATCGAGGACATGTCACCTTTGGCGCTGCCTGCTGGGTAGGCGCTTGAACCTGCATATGGGTGGCTGTTTCCATGATCATAATGCTGGTCAGATGGAAATCCTTTACTTCCTGAAGGTTTATAGTTTCTCGGCGTCCAGTCTTTGTTCGCGGAAGTCATCGGACTATCCCTTCCCATTTTTGAGTAGGAAGAATCCCTCTGTGGATTGTGAACATTTACTGAATATCAGAAAATTTTCTCTAAAGATGATTGCAAATGTTTACTAAATACAAGGactcaaaattattttatatgtactctttttttttatattcacaAGTTGTCAAGTTAGATTACACATCTCTCGATTAATATCATAGGACAATTTATATAAGGCTGTAACATTTAGGTGCTAAAAAAGCTTATAAGATAGAGATATAATTAAACAAGGTATGAAAGAAGCGACCGTTTCATTAGTTATTTTTTCGGCTTTCCTTCGATAATAGGTAATGGAAAATATGAAGGATACTAAATTTTAATCCTGGAAGAATAAAAGTCAAGAGGCAAAGGTTCTAGAGGGCTTACCCCGTCCTCAGTTCTTGGTGGCGTATGAAGAGCTTGTTGATTGAATCTCTGGACATTATAGAGCTCCGTTATTCTGTCATAATTCTCCCCCCACCATCGCTGAGCTTGCCATTTGTTAAACATTTCTCGACTTCAAAATAGGAAAAACTTATCTTAACTTTGCTAGCAATTTTAAATAGTACAAGTCAGTCTTTACTAAAATAAACATGATATTAACGAAGCTTAATTACAACTATTTGgcatttaattttcaaaattataaatttcgTCCTTTGAGATTAATTTTACACGTGtatatatcttttaaatttaCAAATCCACTCGACACTTAAGATTACCACCTTGtactttaaaaaaagaagagctTAGAATTGCCGCACCCAACTTatactagaaaaagaaaagcttaGTATTCTTCTAGAtgtaaaatttagattttaaaaatttgaatttatttaagaattttttggataaaagattgaaaatttaatatctatcgAATACGTTTGAAAGTTGAAGAACTAGATGGACACAAATCACAAAATTTAATAGATTAAACCTgtaatttaatatattaattaaagaCATAGTAACCGACAGCGTTAAGCATTTAATACTCAACTTACTTGAAACGAATTCGTTTTAAATCATTGCCTCCATTGGGTAGGGACACAAAAGTAATGTGAACGCCGGGCTCCACCTGTGCCATCCACTCTTTCGGCTCATCCTCATCCTCAAGCACCACATCACATGCTGATATGGTGGAATCGCCTCCAGGGGTCTGATCTCCTCTATAAGCCGCTTTAAATCTAGAGTCAGATCTTGTATGAGGGTGGCGGTTAATAGGAGGGAAGTCCCAAGCAGGGGTTGAACTTGCACTTGCCCCTCCTATGTAAGGATATGGAACCCCTTCTGAAGCTGTGTCAAAATCTGGGTATGGTCTCTGCCCTTTCTTATAGCTACTGGAGCCTGTGCAAGGCTTGCACTGCCTATAAGCACCAGAAAATTTCAACGCCATGTCCTTAATCTGTCAAATTTAGAGTACATAATCAGAACATGGACAGCTTAAGCACCTCTTAATATCTTCTAAAGTACAGTTAAATACTGAAATTAGGGAGAGAAAATCAGGTCGAAAGATTTAAGATGGCTTAAGATAGTTTTATAAACGTTGAAACTGAGCTAAAAAATCGAACAATGGTGGTCTTTGAGTACCACCCTCCATTGAATGTCCTCTCTTTTGTCTTAACCAACTTAAGTATTCTATCCTTTTGACTTATCTAATGTGATAACCTGCACGATAACACAATATTTTAGAGTCAACTTAGGTAGCACTCGCACAAACTCGGTGTTTTATTTACGACTCTGCCCATTATGATcagtttctacttttttttttttaccctttTAACCTAAATAATACGTTCTTCATTGTATTCAATACATGTCACTATATTAATTATGGAGTGACGCATACAGTCCAGACATTGTGTATCAATAAATACGCATGAAATTGAATAATTTTTGCTTGGTGAGAGATACATCCACTTTTGAATTCCGTGGAGCATGCTGAATGGTGTTTTAGGAAAGTGGAATATACAACTTGAAGAGATACTTCGAAAAGATATTTTTCTTCTGtatttaaaatatgaaataGCATCATAAGAATTAAAATTTTCCTAAACAATCAATTAGaaaaaaagtagcaaatttcTTATTGCCAATCAAGTGGTAGCTCATCCTGCAAAGAAAGGGTTTGGTTAAGAAACAATACTTTTGAAAAACAGTACGTCGACAAAAATTCAATGGTGGGTCACATTCAGGCGTTCATTGGGCTGTCCTTTCTTAAAATGCGTCTTGTCTATTCCAAAGTGAATATGTCAATGACCCCACCGCTACTTGACGCAAAATGTGCTGCCACTATTTCTTGGCAAAATCACATTTCCAAGACAGACTGGACCAAACACCCCTGCTTAGTTTAAAAAAACCTAATCCCAGAAATGAGCGATATTATATACATTATTATGGAATTCAACTTGATAAATCTTTGGTAATACTTCATTAGGATGTTTATAGTTCTCCTAACTAACTAACTAACTATAGGAACAATAAGGTGCACTATTCCAACATTTCACCTaccaaaaatgaaatttatctAGCGACATTTATTTAAAGTTATAGTAAAAAGAGCAACCCCCCACTGTTCTTCACTCGAATATAATTATAAAGAGTTAGTGGATCAGAAAGGCTATCCTGGAAATCAGATTGCCACTTAATAATAATTCCCCAAGAGAAAAGTAAGCGAACAATTCGTACTGGATGGAAGGCTCGAGGTAGGGAATGTGGATTTTCTCTCCATAAGGGGTAGTACTAGTTTGATCATTTGGGAATAGAGACTATtcagaaacaaaaaacaaaaaacaaaaaacaagaatCTTTTATTCTATCGGTAATCGGGGGACCAAGAAGAGCTGCAGGTCAGCAAAGTCAGATTATTGATACGACGTGTCTCTAGGAAAGCCACGTGGACAAGAAAGTTGAGATAAAATATTGGTAAGCTGTAAAAAAACCCAACTGGGTTTCTTCAAAATGacaaaatagaaacaaaaacgTATTAAGGAGGGAGCGGTTAAGGACAATAGGTTGGAGCGCGTCATAAACAAAGCACAAATATAAACACTTTCTTACCTAAATTTGATcttaaaaaagatttaaaaaaagaaacaataaacaTTAGGCACGTTTATATTGGTGACAAGATTGAATAGATCATAGATGGTCCCCCATTTATCGCAAGGCTAATGGGTATTATGAATTTGTCTGTTTTCACAAGATGGAAAAGAAACTGGGAAAGCAAAGACGTAGCCGGAGCAAGACATAAAAAAAAGACGGAAGGGTATAGGATTAAGAACCTGCGTTGTCAGGCTTTTGACGGCTTCCTTTGTACTAGGCGTGCCACTCCCACGCGCAGCCCCATCCTCACCTCCGTCGTCTGTCTGTTTCGTACATGCTATGCATGTAAACATTTTGCTTCAACTTTCCCTTTTCTTTCCTCTGCAGATAACAAACAAGTAGGTTCCACCTAGAGGTTTAGTGCATACCAAAttcatgaaagaaaaaaaaaggaaatccCAAGAATTAATTGCATAATCCAACTACTTCCCCTTtaattctctctctttctttctcttctccATTGATTGAGTAGAAGAAAACAAACAAGCCTTCCCTTTACCCaatactattttatttttataagaGATAAACACGAAATCTATTAATACTCAAATAATAAAGAGCAATAGTTTCCATTTTTCCAATTTCATCATCATTTAAAACTAACTTTCATGAAAAGATCAACTGAGCAGAGCAGTAATTTCTCTGTTTTTTCAATAGCTTAAGCAgttaaagaaagaagaaataaagGGTGTGAATCATATATGGTCTGTGTAGTAGGTACGCGGCTAAATGGGACAAAAGGGAATTGGGGGAATCTGAAATAAATAGAAATTCGTTTATCGATCCGCGGGAAACAAATGGGTCCTGGAGAAAGGAAAAGGGgaatgaaaaaggaaaagggcTGCTCGGGATCAGAGACGACTAAGAAAAGATCAGAATAGGAACAAGAGAGGGAAGAGTTGATAATTGAAAGGAAAGTAAATGAGGGCACAGCCTATTTGAAAGTAGTCGATTGAGAGAGACCGAGTGTGGTACATGCTTTGCTTTACTCTTACAAAGACGAATAAAGaatcaaatattttgttaatgcCAAAGTTTCTGACAACTTATtggctctttcttttttccctaTGGGCAAATCGCATCACTCTTCCATCTTCAAGAAAtccaaaattgaaaagaaaagcaaataagagagagaaataatTCATTAATTAAACCCAGCagagatttcaaaattaatcgTTTCAGATTGAAAGCTATGTGTGAGACGACAGAGAGACAATGAATATGGGAGAAGATAACAATgcaacaaagaagaagaagaagaagaagaagaaacagaagCAGAAGAATGATgttgatattttcttttttccttttggttcTTCAATTTAATTCTATCTTTATTATTCGAAAACGACTGATCAAAGCAAAAGCCAACTGTGATTTACGTACTTTGTCCATCTTAGGCCCCCTCTATCAACATCCCCACCTCTTCCACGCCCTAATTTAATTCTCTTTTGCAGACTTTCCGCTGTTCCTCTTTATTTCCCTCCTCCAGAAACCTAACctaatttcttcatttctagCAAGAACAACGAAACCAGATTGAAAATCTCTAAGTCCCAAACTGTAGAAATCAACGGATTCAATCAAATGAATCAAATGCACACTTCCGAGTCATGAAATGACATCGAACGAATAAATGAATGAATCTTTCTTCAAAGATAATATTACAGAGAATGGATTGAGGAACGATTCGAAATGGTCTGGATCCTTAAAACAGAACACGAATGGAATAAGAAAATTATCAGAAGATTCCGTGAGAAAGCAATGCTCTGTTTGCTTGCTTAAAAATACGATCAAATTGAAGAAAACGGTAAAAGTAAAAGCAGTAAAAGTCTCACCTCGTAGAGCTTATATCCACCGAAAATGGAACAGAAATCCGCCGCGCACACACTGATTGCCTGCTAAGAAAATCCTTCACCAGCCACCTCTACTACAACACCGAATTCTCAACTTCCTTTTCCTCAAAATCTTTTTCCGTTTCAAGCAATCTTCGCTTTAATCACAGCAATGGCAACCAACATCAACAGCAATCAAAATCCCTTAAATATCGCCAAACAGAGCATCTTCTTGCTTAATTTCTGCAGTTACACAGACAAACAACACATTCTCTCACTCCACTATCACTCTCACTCTCACTCTCTCTCGCTGATTCTATGCCAAAACCTCCAAACAAACAGCAGAATCAAAATGCAATTAAGAACCCAAATTGAACACTCGCCGGCAAACCCGCCGGCGTTCACCGGCGGCGAACAGCAAGGTCCaaatccaaacaaaaaaaaaatcccagaaaaatagaggaaaaaaaattgttcgGAAAGGGAAAGTTTGGGATATTATAGTTCCGGGTTTTACGTTATAGAGAGCCCAAATATCggcaaaattaaaatttatagaCAACAAAGCAATTGAATTGGAGAGGCAGGTATTTATATAGAGAAATCCGAGTTGACGCCGTCTGGTTTTAGTCGTTAAAGTAACGAAAAATGTCTTTCGTGTGTAAGGGAGAGAGAGGGGAAATTGTTAACAGTGGATTGACGTTTGGTCATTACCGCGGAGGACAGTCTGGGCCCACATGTTTCGGTGACGTATTAGTGAGGATGAGGATCTCAAACGTGCATTCGAAGTAGGGTACGTGGCAGAATTTTATTGGATATCGGTGAAATGAAGAATAAAATCAACGGCGGAGATTCGTTTAATGTAAAAACTaaaatacaattttatattttgatcaaatcactGCACGTATAGAAAAGATTTCAATTCTTATTCAATCGCCTCCTTcgatttcttttttcctttttaagagaaaaaaaaaaatcattttaaattgtttgagcttttatatatttcaatcttttttaaataataaatttattcgATGAAGTTCTTAATTTCATTATATGCTTAATGATTTCTCGAACTTTTACGTTATTTTTGTGTTActcttttttaatattattttgttatttataatCATAATCGTCTAGGCGTTAGTGGATGTTTCTACTAAATAGTTAAAATGGTAAAATTTGTAGTCATGGGCGACTAGACAACATACAAGTCATTTCTTGTTCGAAAATGGTAAAGGAAAAATCATACATGTTAAAAATTATTGAATTTGTTTAGTATTTCAATCAAATTGGGaacataaaataaactaaaactGGATATTTTTTATCGAAAGACGGTTTACTCTAACATATTTCAAGTTGAAATATTTATAATGCATAGTGATCTACAATTTAGTTCTTAAGTTATAAATTAAAGTGTCAAAGTATACAATTGACATATATAATGTGTCAGTGTCATTAAGATGCGTAGCTTGAGTCCTTTACCTTAATCGTATTagtaattttaaagaaatttacATTCTCATCGAATAATTATAACGATgagtatatataaataattatgtGAAGTATACCAGCACGTTATAATGactaataaaattttatttataaaaaaaggACTAATAAAACATTCATTACTTTAACTAAAGTTGAATGGTAGATACCTTACTTATGTAATTATTATCAAACTATGCTAAtctattttttgtttgaaaattgaTACTACATTACATATAGGCATTGTATAATTTCTTACtagcttcatttaataatacTAATGCTGATGTAAAATTTGTACTATTGATATCAATGTCAGAGGTTTGTTTTCTATAGTATCATACAGTCTAAACAGGCATTTAATaacctttatttttatttgctGAATTGAGTATGTTTCAAATTTCTCATCAAAATAACCTCTTTTATCATTGATGATTATAGATCATAAATTAATTGTACATTATATTTGAATAATTTTAATAGAATTGTTAATctgtatattattattgttttcattgttttttatacctaagAAAACGAGCTAAAAGACTCCTTATCGGCCTTTCAAATTTTTGAAGAAAATTAAACCAAATATATAAACAGTTAACCACTGT
Encoded proteins:
- the LOC103490727 gene encoding protein BREVIS RADIX produces the protein MFTCIACTKQTDDGGEDGAARGSGTPSTKEAVKSLTTQIKDMALKFSGAYRQCKPCTGSSSYKKGQRPYPDFDTASEGVPYPYIGGASASSTPAWDFPPINRHPHTRSDSRFKAAYRGDQTPGGDSTISACDVVLEDEDEPKEWMAQVEPGVHITFVSLPNGGNDLKRIRFNREMFNKWQAQRWWGENYDRITELYNVQRFNQQALHTPPRTEDGRDSSYSKMGRDSPMTSANKDWTPRNYKPSGSKGFPSDQHYDHGNSHPYAGSSAYPAGSAKGDMSSMEASRTTTSSRDEPSISISNASDIEAEWVEEDEPGVYITIRQLVDGTRELRRVRFSRERFGEMNAKQWWEHNRERIQAQYL